The following are from one region of the Coffea eugenioides isolate CCC68of chromosome 2, Ceug_1.0, whole genome shotgun sequence genome:
- the LOC113759833 gene encoding uncharacterized protein LOC113759833, which yields MTNILARLVEQQGQAPLNQPRDPDLGQDRALERFQKFSPPKFLGGPDPEGAERCLETMINIFAALNYAEDRQVQFAAFQFEGPARSWWNEALAAAQINTFTEVLEMAQRIEIARAQVGSFHAKRKGAPSGCQRPVQSDRSIPPPKAGRGVGDRRFTGTSRGGTPRRGQGGRGQGRGGPQGGQTSTPRVMCGYCEKSNHTEENCWRKARKCLRCGSTEH from the exons atgactaatattcttGCTCGTTTAGTagagcaacagggtcaagcccctttGAACCAACCAAGGGATCCCGATTTGGGACAGGATAGAGCCCtcgagagatttcaaaagttctctcctcCTAAGTTCCTGGGAGGACCGGACCCTGAGGGAGCCGAGAGATGCTTAGAGACCATGATCAATATCTTTGCCGCTCTGAACTATGCAGAGGATAGGCAAGTGCAATttgctgcttttcaatttgaaggtccAGCCAGatcttggtggaat GAGGCCTTGGCGGCAGCTCAGATCAATACTTTTACTGAGGTTTTGGAGATGGCCCAGAGAATCGAGATTGCCAGGGCGCAAGTGGGAAGTTTTCATGCAAAACGAAAAGGGGCGCCTAGTGGATGTCAAAGGCCGGTACAGAGTGATCGAAGCATACCACCCCCTAAAGCAGGTCGTGGTGTTGGGGATAGAAGGTTTACGGGTACTTCGAGGGGAGGTACGCCGAGGAGAGGCCAAGGTGGAAGGGGACAAGGGAGAGGTGGTCCACAGGGGGGCCAGACCTCCACTCCTCGAGTAATGTGTGGATATTGTGAAAAATCAAACCATACTGAGGAGAATTGCTGGAGAAAGGCTCGGAAGTGCCTAAGGTGTGGAAGCACGGAGCACTAG